Proteins encoded in a region of the Pseudochaenichthys georgianus chromosome 20, fPseGeo1.2, whole genome shotgun sequence genome:
- the nup58 gene encoding LOW QUALITY PROTEIN: nucleoporin p58/p45 (The sequence of the model RefSeq protein was modified relative to this genomic sequence to represent the inferred CDS: inserted 3 bases in 2 codons; deleted 8 bases in 7 codons; substituted 3 bases at 3 genomic stop codons): MSGFNYGSGTLGAANPGGGFSFGGAPVHLQANAGGFSMGTALGTAATTLAATTGATPSLGLGGGLFGQKPTGGFSFNTPASGAVAPPTGLTLGLFVAPAANRCMPLRFSLAFTKPTASAPPFSLTXTSTPLAASXVAGLSFGSCPDSPAHSRTSAFGLGLGGAATHHSSILNRPNTGWKSFFANTLASGLGQTLGGGLTLGSLLASSTASAVAPAPSLGLGGVDFSTSSENKSDTSSGANASKDSKALKDENLPPVICQDVXEFSKIVKDQKQVQEDISRMSSNGHFXSPDDIKSLKQSLSVSASGLQRQALAIDKLKMEKQLENADIALRTQKTPPGLRMRTMLHQIYFRRPGRQFEVQLQSTDQQIEELENHLTTQSXGSHITLRLDTWLCRSLYQTFVAQAAQLQSVHENVKILKHQYLLYRRAFLEDSTDVFESKRASNRKWQSTPRVTTGPAPFSNVPNAAAVAMAAKLTQQQQPTPGTQAPLGVGFGNPFASAVGTSLGSSTLGGFVGGPGFGGVGTGGSSFAFSTSKPTGGSLSAGFGSSSTSGFNFSNPGLNTSAGLTFGVSNPAAAGFGQTPLLQLKKPPAGNKMGKR, from the exons ATGTCTGGATTTAACTAT GGATCAGGGACCCTGGGAGCCGCCAACCCTGGTGGGGGATTCTCATTTGGAGGCGCACCAG TACACCTGCAGGCCAATGCCGGTGGCTTCTCTATGGGCACAGCCCTCGGTACAGCAGCCACAACCCTTGCTGCCACCACAGGCGCCACCCCA TCTCTCGGACTTGGAGGCGGTCTCTTCGGTCAGAAACCTACTGGAGGATTCTCTTTCAACACT CCTGCATCAG GTGCTGTTGCACCCCCTACAGGCCTTACAttaggtttgttt GTGGCACCTGCCGCTAACAGGTGCATGCCACTGCGTTTTAGCTTGGCCTTCACCAAGCCCACCGCCTCAGCACCACCCTTCTCCCTCAC AACCTCCACGCCCTTGGCAGCCTCCTGAGTGGCAGGCTTATCGTTCGGCTCATGTCCTGACAGCCCAGCTCACAGCAGGACTTCAGCCTTCGGCCTGGGTCTTGGGGGCGCAGCAACCCACCACAGCAGCATCCTTAACAGGCCAAACACTGGGTGGAAGTCCTTCTTCGCCAACACTTTGGCTTCAG GTTTGGGTCAGACTCTTGGAGGCGGGTTAACGTTAGGTTCTCTGTTAGCTTCCTCCACTGCATCAGCAGTGGCCCCGGCCCCCAGTCTTGGCCTGGGTGGAGTCGACTTCAGCACGTCCTCTGAGAATAAGAGCGACACATCATCTGGAGCCAATGCAAGTAA GGACAGTAAAGCTTTGAAAGATGAGAACCTACCACCTGTTATTTGTCAGGATGTATGAGAATTTTCCA AAATTGTTAAAGACCAGAAACAGGTTCAGGAAGACATCAGCAGGATGTCATCGAACGGCCATTTCTAAAGTCCAGACGACATCAAGAGCCTCAAACAGTCTCTCTCTGTCAGCGCCAGCGGCCTGCAGCGCCAAGCTCTGGCCATCGACAAGCTCAAGATGGAAAAACAGC TTGAAAATGCTGACATCGCACTGCGTACACAGAAGACCCCCCCTGGACTTCGCATGAGAACAATGCTCCATCAGA TTTATTTCCGGAGGCCTGGTAGACAGTTTGAGGTGCAGTTGCAG AGTACCGACCAGCAGATAGAAGAATTGGAGAACCACCTGACAACGCAGA GTGGCTCCCACATCACTCTCAG ACTTGACACCTGGCTATGCAGAAGTTTGTACCAGACATTTGTC GCACAGGCTGCCCAGCTCCAGTCTGTTCATGAGAATGTCAAG ATCTTGAAGCACCAATACCTCCTCTACCGCCGGGCCTTTCTAGAAGACTCTACGGACGTCTTTGAGTCCAAACGGGCGTCAAACAGGAAGTGGCAGAGCACGCCGCGAGTCACGACGGGGCCGGCCCCTTTCTCTAATGTG CCCAACGCTGCAGCGGTTGCCATGGCA GCCAAGTTGACCCAGCAACAGCAGCCAACTCCAG GGACCCAGGCACCCTTGGGGGTAGGGTTCGGAAACCCCTTTGCCTCGGCAGTGGGCACTAGCTTGGGCTCTTCTACCCTTGGAG GTTTTGTTGGTGGGCCAGGATTTGGTGGGGTGGGGACTGGGGGGTCTTCTTTTGCCTTCTCCACCAGTAAGCCCACAGGAGGCAGTCTGAGTGCAGGT TTCGGTAGCAGCAGCACCTCAGGATTTAACTTCAGTAACCCTGGCCTCAACACGTCGGCTGGCCTGACCTTTGGCGTGTCTAACCCGGCGGCTGCGGGCTTCGGCCAAACACCCCTCCTCCAGCTCAAGAAACCCCCTGCTGGTAACAAAATGGGCAAGAGATAA
- the ropn1l gene encoding ropporin-1-like protein isoform X2: protein MPLPDTMYCSQQINIPPELPDILKNFTKAAIRTQPKDLLVWSAAYFSALSEGECLPVKDRLEMNAATQRTDTGLTPGLLKTLHKQLSPRKTFSKEEVQKKWKGLCLPVDQLESLLSLGSFGSDIDWMEFFSLGCSALGGTLVSSLKFACEILTEDEEGGAARIPFDTFVKLYTFLAQLDGDMPQQHIDNFLSSLQQQVNKQNGMIQVSNFCISRK, encoded by the exons ATGCCTCTTCCAGACACAATGTACTGTTCCCAGCAAATCAACATCCCCCCCGAGCTGCCAGACATCCTGAAAAACTTCACTAAGGCAGCCATCCGTACACAGCCCAAGGATTTGCTGGTGTGGTCTGCGGC ATACTTCAGTGCGCTGTCTGAAGGAGAGTGTCTGCCAGTCAAGGACAGGCTGGAGATGAATGCCGCCACCCAGAGAACTGACACAGGGCTGACTCCAGGTCTACTCAAGACTCTTCACAAACAG ctgtcCCCCAGGAAAACATTCAGCAAGGAGGAAGTGCAGAAGAAGTGGAAGGGCCTGTGTCTCCCCGTGGATCAGCTGGAGAGCCTGCTGTCGCTGGGCAGCTTTGGCTCAGACATCGACTGGATGGAGTTTTTCTCTCTGGGCTGCAGTGCTCTGGGAGGG ACCCTCGTGAGTTCTCTGAAGTTTGCCTGTGAGATCCTGACAGAGGATGAGGAGGGCGGTGCTGCGAGGATCCCCTTCGACACCTTCGTCAAACTCTACACCTTCCTGGCTCAACTGGACGGAGACATGCCACAGCAACACATCGACAACTTCCTCAGCAGCCTGCAGCAACAAGT CAACAAGCAGAACGGCATGATTCAGGTTTCCAACTTCTGCATCAGCAGGAAGTGA